Proteins found in one Pyrus communis chromosome 15, drPyrComm1.1, whole genome shotgun sequence genomic segment:
- the LOC137717522 gene encoding K(+) efflux antiporter 6-like has translation MLRRSSSSSSLGFLAVVVLALLPLSSDLLFSLSLADPLAAVDDSVTDSDLLLSANATESNVSLSKPKEGSFADMIDKALENEFKENDQNEATDPGSFNNSVAGQQAVLETVARVKSKKNETKEEKSFQLHDVFNLDNDNRGEDTPTLIDRKDNVFIISNFKSKYPVLQLDLRLISDLVVVIVSATCGGIAFACAGQPVISGYLLAGSVIGPGGFNFVSEMVQVETVAQFGVIFLLFALGLEFSTAKLRVVRAVAVPGGLLQIFLFMCLCGITASLCGGKVSEGIFVGVFLSMSSTAVVLKFLMEKNSTNALHGQVTIGTLILQDCAVGLLFALLPVLGGTSGILQGVMSMAKLMVTLITFLAVLSISSRTCVPWLLKLMISLSSQTNELYQLASVAFCLLVAWCSDKLGLSLELGSFAAGVMISTTDLAQHTLEQIEPIRNLFAALFLASIGMLIHVQFLWNHVDILLASVILVIIIKTIIITMVVKGFGYNNKASFLVGISLAQIGEFAFVLLSRASNLHLVEGKLYLLLLGTTALSLVTTPFLFKLIPGLVHLGVLLRWFPPDGAVEIGFKGENLRSESGKQRVILMVRESHDS, from the exons ATGTTGAGAAGAAGCTCGTCCTCCTCCTCGCTCGGCTTCCTCGCCGTTGTCGTCCTTGCTCTGCTCCCTCTCAGCTCAGATTTGCTTTTCTCACTCTCGCTCGCTGACCCGCTCGCTGCTGTTGATGACTCAGTCACAGACTCAGATCTCCTCCTCAGCGCCAACGCCACCGAGTCCAATGTCTCGCTTTCCAAGCCCAAAGAAGGCAGCTTTGCTGACATGATCGACAAAGCTCTGGAGAACGAGTTCAAAGAGAATGACCAGAACGAAG CTACTGATCCTGGAAGTTTCAACAACAGCGTCGCCGGCCAGCAG GCGGTACTGGAAACAGTTGCGAGAGTAAAGTCGAAGAAAAATGAGACGAAAGAAGAAAA GTCGTTTCAACTACATGATGTTTTCAATCTGGATAATGATAATAGAGGAGAAGATACACCAACACTGATTGATCGCAAG GACAATGTCTTCATAATATCgaattttaaatcaaaatatcCAGTGCTGCAACTAGACTTGAG ATTAATATCGGATTTGGTGGTTGTTATTGTATCTGCAACCTGTGGTGGCATTGCCTTTGCTTGCGCTGGACAACCG GTTATTAGTGGATATTTGCTAGCTGGATCCGTTATTGGACCTGGAGGTTTCAACTTCGTCAGTGAAATGGTTCAA GTTGAAACTGTGGCTCAGTTTGGGGtaatctttcttctttttgctCTGGGTTTGGAGTTCTCCACAGCAAAG CTTCGAGTTGTTCGAGCGGTTGCTGTTCCAGGAGGGCTGCTACAAATCTTCCTATTTATGTGCCTGTGTGGTATTACCGCCTCA TTATGTGGTGGTAAAGTTTCTGAGGGGATATTCGTCGGTGTGTTCCTTTCTATGTCTTCAACAGCAGTG gtgttgaaatttttgatggaAAAGAACTCCACTAATGCCCTTCATGGCCAAGTCACCATTGGCACCCTTATTCTGCAG GATTGTGCTGTGGGTTTGCTGTTTGCTTTGCTTCCAGTTTTGGGTGGGACTTCGGGTATTCTTCAAGGAGTGATGTCTATGGCTAAGCT GATGGTGACGTTGATTACATTTTTGGCTGTTCTTTCTATTTCATCTCGTACTTGTGTTCCTTGGTTACTTAAACTGATGATAAGTTTATCTTCACAG ACCAATGAACTCTACCAATTGGCATCAGTTGCTTTCTGCTTGCTTGTTGCCTGG TGTAGTGATAAGCTGGGACTAAGTCTGGAACTGGGTTCCTTCGCTGCGGGAGTGATGATATCAACAACTGATCTTGCACAACATACACTAGAACAA ATTGAACCCATTCGCAACCTTTTTGCTGCGCTTTTTCTTGCCAGCATCGGGATGCTAATCCATGTTCAATTTCTTTGGAACCACGTCGATATATTACTAGCATCTGTTATATTAGTAATCATcataaaaacaattattatCACCATGGTTGTCAAGGGATTTGGTTACAACAACAAAGCATCATTTCTT GTTGGAATTTCTCTGGCACAGATAGGCGAATTTGCTTTTGTTCTTCTAAGTCGCGCCTCTAATCTCCATCTTGTTGAG GGGAAATTATATCTGCTGCTTCTTGGAACCACAGCACTTAGTCTG GTGACCACTCCTTTTCTATTCAAGCTAATTCCTGGTTTAGTGCATCTTGGTGTGCTTTTAAGATGGTTCCCTCCCGACGGTGCTGTTGAG ATTGGGTTTAAAGGAGAAAACCTTCGCTCAGAAAGTGGCAAACAACGCGTTATTTTGATGGTCCGAGAATCACATGATTCGTGA